Proteins from a genomic interval of Caulobacter sp. SL161:
- a CDS encoding DUF1489 family protein, translated as MALHIIKLVVGCDTIDDLLAWHKTGEPWIMHTRMTPKRIDEVLDGGSLYRVFKGQVLCRQKILAIDTIGSGAASRCEITVDPPIIRVAPQPRRAFQGWRYLKPEDAPPDLTEAESADLPADLARQLRELGAW; from the coding sequence ATGGCGCTGCACATCATCAAGCTGGTCGTCGGCTGCGACACCATCGACGACCTCCTAGCCTGGCACAAAACCGGTGAACCCTGGATCATGCACACCCGCATGACGCCCAAGCGTATCGACGAGGTGCTGGATGGCGGCTCGCTGTATCGGGTGTTCAAGGGGCAGGTGCTGTGCCGTCAGAAGATCCTGGCGATCGACACCATCGGTTCCGGCGCCGCCTCGCGCTGCGAGATCACCGTGGATCCGCCGATCATCCGCGTGGCGCCGCAGCCCCGGCGGGCGTTCCAGGGCTGGCGTTATCTCAAGCCCGAGGACGCGCCACCCGACCTGACCGAGGCCGAATCCGCAGATCTGCCCGCCGACCTCGCGCGACAGCTCCGAGAGCTGGGCGCCTGGTAA
- a CDS encoding RidA family protein, producing MCMSTVEDRLNAMGVELPQPVAPVANYVPFVRSGNLVHISGQISIAADGGIKGTVGVDVDLETAQKAARLCGVNLLAQMKAACDGDLERVVRVVKLGGFVQAGPDFIDIPKVINGCSDLMVEALGDKGRHARSAVGVYKLPLGFAVEVDAVVEII from the coding sequence GTGTGCATGTCGACCGTCGAGGACCGTCTGAACGCCATGGGCGTGGAACTGCCGCAGCCGGTGGCGCCGGTGGCCAACTATGTACCGTTCGTACGCTCCGGAAACCTGGTCCACATCTCGGGCCAGATCTCGATCGCCGCGGATGGCGGCATCAAGGGCACGGTCGGCGTCGATGTCGATCTTGAGACCGCCCAGAAGGCCGCGCGCCTGTGCGGCGTCAACCTGCTGGCCCAGATGAAAGCCGCCTGCGACGGTGACCTCGAGCGCGTGGTCCGAGTCGTGAAACTGGGCGGCTTCGTCCAGGCTGGACCCGATTTCATCGATATTCCCAAGGTCATCAACGGCTGCTCGGACCTGATGGTCGAGGCCTTGGGCGACAAGGGGCGTCACGCCCGCTCGGCGGTCGGGGTCTATAAGCTGCCTCTCGGCTTCGCGGTCGAGGTTGATGCGGTGGTGGAGATCATCTGA
- the mipZ gene encoding division plane-positioning ATPase MipZ, which produces MAETRVIVVGNEKGGAGKSTIAVHLVTALLYGGAKVAVIDLDLRQRTSARFFENRRAWLENKKIELPEPLALNLSDNDVALAERPEEEQVAGFEAAFAKAQAECDFILIDTPGGDSAITRMAHGRADLVVTPMNDSFVDFDMLGTVDPVSLELTKPSLYSLTVWEGRKQRALSGQRQAMDWVVLRNRLATTEARNRKRLEDRLNALAKRVGFRIGPGLRDRVIYRELFPFGLTIADLSPQVRPVPVSLQHLAARQELRALMHSLGLSAYSGETMLAAQ; this is translated from the coding sequence ATGGCCGAAACGCGCGTTATCGTCGTCGGCAACGAGAAGGGCGGCGCTGGCAAGTCGACCATCGCCGTGCACCTCGTCACCGCGTTGCTGTACGGCGGCGCCAAGGTCGCTGTCATCGACCTGGACCTGCGCCAGCGCACCTCGGCCCGGTTCTTCGAGAACCGCCGCGCGTGGCTGGAGAACAAGAAGATCGAGCTGCCAGAGCCCCTGGCCCTGAACCTTAGCGACAACGACGTCGCCCTGGCCGAAAGGCCGGAAGAAGAGCAGGTGGCCGGTTTCGAAGCCGCTTTCGCCAAGGCCCAGGCCGAATGCGACTTCATCCTGATCGACACCCCCGGCGGCGACAGCGCCATCACCCGCATGGCCCATGGCCGCGCGGACCTGGTGGTCACGCCGATGAACGACAGCTTCGTCGACTTCGACATGCTGGGCACGGTGGACCCCGTGAGCCTGGAGCTGACCAAGCCCAGCCTCTATTCTCTGACCGTCTGGGAGGGTCGCAAGCAGCGCGCTCTGTCGGGCCAGCGCCAGGCGATGGACTGGGTAGTGCTGCGCAACCGTCTGGCCACCACCGAGGCGCGGAACCGCAAGCGTCTGGAGGACCGCCTCAACGCCTTGGCCAAGCGCGTCGGCTTCCGGATCGGGCCTGGCCTGCGCGACCGGGTCATCTATCGCGAGCTGTTCCCCTTCGGTCTGACCATCGCCGACCTGTCGCCGCAGGTGCGTCCGGTTCCGGTTTCGCTGCAGCATCTGGCGGCGCGTCAGGAACTGCGTGCTCTGATGCACAGCCTGGGCCTATCGGCCTATTCCGGCGAGACGATGCTGGCGGCGCAGTAA
- the panC gene encoding pantoate--beta-alanine ligase, whose translation MTSPIIVRTVAEMREHVRAWKAAGQRVAVVPTMGALHEGHLSLVRLAQQHAERVIATVFVNPKQFAPHEDFDAYPRGEAADAEKLASVGCDLLFAPNATEMYAPGFSTLVSVSGVSEPLEGAARPQFFGGVATVVAKLFIQSQADVAVFGEKDYQQLQVVRRMARDLDIPVEIIGAPTARADDGLALSSRNAYLSAEERAAAVALPTAMKAAAAAVADGARIDAAEEAAIAALKTAGFGQVDYVEVREASDLSRLGPGPIGEAPGRILVAAWLGKTRLIDNMAVG comes from the coding sequence ATGACCAGCCCGATCATCGTTCGCACTGTCGCCGAGATGCGCGAGCATGTGCGCGCCTGGAAGGCGGCTGGGCAACGCGTGGCGGTCGTTCCGACCATGGGCGCCCTGCACGAGGGCCACCTGTCTCTGGTGCGGCTGGCCCAGCAGCACGCAGAGCGCGTGATCGCCACCGTCTTCGTCAATCCCAAGCAGTTCGCCCCGCACGAGGACTTCGACGCCTATCCGCGCGGCGAGGCGGCCGACGCTGAGAAGCTGGCCTCGGTCGGTTGCGACCTGCTGTTCGCGCCGAACGCGACCGAGATGTACGCGCCGGGCTTCTCGACGCTGGTCAGCGTGTCGGGCGTGTCTGAACCGCTCGAGGGCGCGGCGCGCCCGCAGTTCTTCGGCGGTGTCGCGACCGTGGTCGCCAAGCTGTTCATCCAGTCGCAGGCCGATGTCGCGGTGTTCGGCGAGAAGGACTACCAGCAGCTTCAGGTCGTTCGCCGGATGGCGCGCGATCTGGATATTCCGGTCGAGATTATCGGTGCGCCCACCGCGCGGGCCGATGACGGCCTAGCCCTGTCCTCACGCAACGCCTATCTGTCGGCGGAAGAACGCGCCGCCGCGGTGGCCCTGCCGACGGCGATGAAGGCCGCCGCTGCAGCGGTGGCGGACGGCGCCAGGATCGACGCAGCCGAAGAAGCCGCGATCGCTGCGCTGAAGACCGCAGGCTTTGGCCAGGTGGACTATGTAGAAGTACGCGAGGCGAGCGATCTATCGCGGCTGGGCCCCGGGCCCATCGGCGAGGCGCCCGGCCGAATCCTGGTCGCCGCGTGGCTGGGCAAGACCAGGCTGATCGACAATATGGCGGTCGGTTGA
- a CDS encoding phasin family protein — protein sequence MAAAENLKTTVEQFTTASNQAFKDGVEKSLAALAEANTHSKKNLEAVVASVTAATKGAEALGAETFAYSKKLAEDQVAAAKSLAAAKSVQEAVELQTAWAKSALEAYIAQVSKASEIVSASIKDSVKPLNERVSAAVEKFQAAR from the coding sequence ATGGCCGCGGCCGAAAACCTGAAGACCACCGTCGAGCAGTTCACCACCGCGTCGAACCAAGCGTTCAAGGACGGCGTCGAAAAGTCGCTGGCCGCGCTGGCCGAAGCCAACACCCATTCGAAGAAGAACCTGGAAGCCGTCGTGGCTTCGGTGACGGCCGCCACCAAGGGCGCTGAAGCCCTGGGCGCCGAAACCTTCGCCTACTCCAAGAAGCTGGCCGAAGACCAAGTCGCCGCCGCCAAGTCGCTGGCCGCCGCCAAGAGCGTGCAGGAAGCCGTCGAGCTGCAGACCGCCTGGGCCAAGTCGGCCCTGGAAGCCTATATCGCCCAGGTCAGCAAGGCCTCGGAGATCGTCTCGGCCTCGATCAAGGACTCGGTGAAGCCGCTGAACGAACGCGTCAGCGCCGCCGTCGAAAAGTTCCAGGCCGCCCGCTAA
- a CDS encoding J domain-containing protein: MIYLLLGAVIITFLLWPRGRALLKGDGWRVGAGAAAIAAFAVAAYATIRGAWGTGIVLGVIGLWSVTEARRRPIVRREVVHPPKPELSLSEARAILGVGPEASLAEVKAAYNRLIQMAHPDKGGTEGLAAQLNAARDRLIKPRGSARVEP; encoded by the coding sequence ATGATCTATCTGCTGCTGGGCGCGGTGATTATCACCTTCCTGCTCTGGCCGCGTGGCCGGGCGCTGTTGAAGGGCGATGGCTGGCGCGTCGGGGCCGGGGCGGCGGCGATCGCCGCCTTCGCGGTGGCCGCCTACGCCACGATCCGCGGCGCGTGGGGCACGGGCATCGTCCTGGGCGTGATCGGCCTGTGGAGCGTCACCGAGGCGCGGCGGCGGCCGATCGTCCGCCGCGAGGTGGTACATCCGCCGAAGCCCGAGCTGAGTCTTTCCGAAGCCCGTGCGATCCTGGGCGTGGGTCCCGAGGCGAGCCTGGCGGAGGTCAAGGCCGCCTATAACCGCCTGATCCAGATGGCGCATCCCGACAAGGGCGGCACCGAGGGGCTGGCCGCGCAACTGAACGCCGCGCGGGATCGTTTGATCAAGCCGCGCGGCTCAGCTAGGGTCGAGCCATGA
- a CDS encoding aminotransferase-like domain-containing protein, giving the protein MSSSVRTLITPMTTQTSERAQDWAGRFSERMSRVRASEIRELLKLLDQPDILSFAGGIPDPGLFPAQEIQKGYDAILADPVLSRQALQYSVSEGYLPLRQWIAERMTRDGMPCGPDNIMLTAGSQQALDLIGKLFLTKGDTVMVARPTYLGALQAFNGYEPAYLDLPETALSQGVDEAALMAGRAPQPLGYFVPDFANPTGVSLTLAEREALLALADNLDMTLVEDAAYRELRFAGEATPTVLGLDIARSGGIDNARTLFLGTLSKTLSPALRIGWVCGPKAVIEKLVLLKQGADLHVSTINQMVAHRAVTEGYDQHLHRLRGAYGAKARVMLAALERAMPKGVTWSHPEGGMFVWIDMPEGIDGAALLARAIEEERVAFVPGAPFFAEKQTPNAIRLSYSLPTDAQIEEGVQRLARLIGKAINA; this is encoded by the coding sequence ATGTCATCTTCAGTTCGGACTTTGATCACCCCTATGACGACCCAGACTTCAGAGCGCGCCCAGGACTGGGCCGGCCGCTTCAGCGAACGCATGAGCCGTGTCCGCGCCAGCGAGATTCGCGAACTTCTCAAGCTACTCGACCAGCCCGACATCCTGTCGTTCGCCGGCGGCATTCCCGATCCGGGCCTGTTCCCCGCGCAGGAGATCCAGAAGGGCTACGACGCCATTCTGGCCGATCCCGTCCTGTCGCGTCAGGCGCTGCAGTACTCGGTGAGCGAGGGCTACCTGCCGCTGCGCCAGTGGATCGCCGAACGCATGACCCGCGACGGCATGCCGTGCGGTCCGGACAACATCATGCTGACCGCCGGCTCGCAGCAGGCGCTGGATCTGATCGGCAAGCTGTTCCTGACCAAGGGCGACACGGTGATGGTCGCGCGTCCGACCTATCTGGGCGCGCTGCAGGCCTTCAACGGCTATGAGCCGGCCTATCTGGACCTGCCGGAGACGGCGTTAAGCCAGGGCGTCGACGAGGCGGCCCTGATGGCGGGCCGCGCGCCTCAGCCTCTGGGCTATTTTGTGCCGGACTTCGCCAACCCCACGGGCGTCAGCCTGACCCTGGCCGAGCGCGAGGCGCTGCTGGCCCTAGCCGACAACCTGGACATGACCCTGGTCGAAGACGCGGCTTATCGCGAGCTGCGTTTCGCCGGCGAGGCGACGCCGACGGTTCTGGGGCTGGACATCGCCCGCTCGGGCGGGATCGACAATGCCCGGACGCTGTTCCTGGGCACCTTGTCCAAAACCCTCTCGCCGGCCTTGCGGATCGGCTGGGTCTGCGGGCCCAAGGCTGTGATCGAGAAGCTGGTGCTGCTCAAGCAGGGCGCGGACCTGCACGTCTCGACGATCAACCAGATGGTCGCCCATCGCGCGGTGACCGAGGGCTATGACCAACACCTGCACCGCCTGCGCGGCGCCTACGGGGCCAAGGCGCGGGTGATGCTGGCGGCGCTGGAGCGGGCCATGCCCAAGGGCGTGACCTGGTCGCATCCGGAAGGCGGCATGTTCGTTTGGATCGATATGCCCGAGGGGATCGACGGCGCGGCTCTGCTGGCGCGGGCTATCGAAGAAGAGCGCGTGGCCTTCGTCCCCGGTGCGCCGTTCTTCGCCGAAAAGCAAACCCCGAACGCGATCCGCCTCAGCTACTCGCTGCCGACCGACGCGCAGATCGAGGAGGGCGTGCAGCGCCTGGCGCGGCTGATCGGGAAGGCGATCAACGCCTAG
- a CDS encoding S9 family peptidase, which yields MKKPSLTALAAVLALSTPAMAEKLTPERIFADPSLSGPTARGVALSPDGKRVTYLKSKPEAANIQDLWAADVKGGEPYRLIDSAALSSGDKELSEAEKARRERARVSARGIVEYSWDRQGRFILVPLDGDLYLDTVADGKITRLTETPGDEVDAKVSPKGGYVSYVRDQNLYIKPVAGGAEIALTTEGKDALSFGVAEFIVQEELDRFTGYWWSPDESRIVYTRVDESGVDIVPRADIGPGGATVVNQRYPRAGRPNAVVDLFVRDLASGKITALDLGANKDIYVARVAWSADGKTVYVQRLSRDQKTLDLLAFDAATGAGKTILTDTDPHFIEVSNDFRPLTDGTFLWGSEKDGNQHLYRYAADGKLIAQITKGDWPVIGLEGVDEARKVAIFSASIDTPIERRLYEVSYAKPGKPKALTSAGGWWAAKVADAGGAFAGTYSDPKTPPQTALYSADGKRVRWIEENKLAEGHPYWPYAANLPQPEFGSLKASDGETLHYEILKPIGFDPAKKYPAIVSVYGGPHAQRVMKNWHSPSERTYLEAGYVIFKLDNRGSGNRSAKFMRALDRKLGTVEVEDQLLGAKFLASQPYVDADRLGVMGWSYGGFMTLMLLTAENTPFKAGASGAPPTEWSLYDTAYTERYMGKPDENKAGYAYSDINNRIDKLAPGSLLLLHGMADDNVIFENSTRLMAALQRKAILFEMAMYPGERHSAPGSKTKGLSVLKTHLDFFDRKLKGR from the coding sequence ATGAAAAAGCCCTCATTGACGGCGCTCGCGGCCGTTCTCGCCCTCTCCACGCCCGCCATGGCGGAGAAGCTTACCCCGGAACGCATCTTCGCCGATCCCAGCCTCAGCGGCCCGACGGCGCGGGGCGTCGCGCTTTCGCCCGACGGCAAGCGCGTCACCTATCTGAAGAGCAAGCCCGAGGCCGCGAACATCCAGGACCTGTGGGCGGCCGACGTGAAGGGCGGCGAGCCCTATCGCCTGATCGACAGCGCCGCGCTCTCCTCGGGCGACAAGGAGCTGTCGGAAGCCGAGAAGGCCCGCCGCGAACGCGCCCGCGTCTCGGCCCGCGGCATCGTCGAGTACAGCTGGGACCGCCAGGGCCGCTTCATCCTGGTCCCGCTGGACGGCGACCTCTATCTGGACACCGTCGCCGACGGGAAGATCACGCGCCTGACCGAAACCCCGGGCGACGAGGTCGACGCCAAGGTCTCGCCCAAGGGCGGCTACGTCTCGTATGTCCGCGACCAGAACCTGTATATCAAGCCCGTCGCAGGCGGCGCCGAGATCGCCCTGACCACCGAGGGCAAGGACGCCCTGTCGTTCGGCGTGGCCGAGTTCATCGTCCAGGAGGAGCTCGACCGTTTCACCGGCTACTGGTGGAGCCCGGATGAGAGCCGCATCGTCTACACGCGTGTTGACGAGAGCGGCGTCGATATCGTGCCGCGCGCCGACATCGGTCCGGGCGGGGCCACGGTGGTCAACCAGCGCTATCCGCGCGCGGGTCGCCCCAACGCCGTGGTCGACCTATTCGTCCGCGATCTGGCGTCGGGCAAGATCACGGCTCTCGACCTGGGCGCCAACAAGGACATCTATGTCGCGCGCGTCGCCTGGTCAGCCGACGGCAAGACCGTCTATGTCCAGCGGCTGTCGCGCGACCAGAAGACGCTCGATCTCCTGGCCTTCGACGCAGCCACCGGCGCCGGTAAGACCATCCTCACCGATACCGACCCGCATTTCATCGAGGTCAGCAACGACTTCCGCCCGCTTACGGACGGCACGTTCCTGTGGGGCTCAGAGAAGGACGGCAACCAGCATCTCTATCGCTACGCCGCCGACGGCAAGCTGATCGCCCAGATCACCAAGGGCGACTGGCCGGTCATCGGCCTGGAGGGTGTCGACGAGGCCCGCAAGGTCGCCATCTTCTCAGCCTCGATTGATACGCCGATCGAGCGTCGCCTGTATGAGGTGAGCTACGCCAAGCCGGGCAAGCCCAAGGCGCTGACCTCGGCCGGCGGCTGGTGGGCCGCCAAGGTGGCGGACGCGGGTGGCGCCTTCGCTGGCACCTACAGCGATCCCAAGACCCCGCCCCAGACCGCCCTCTATTCGGCCGACGGCAAGCGCGTGCGCTGGATCGAGGAGAACAAGCTGGCCGAGGGACACCCCTACTGGCCCTACGCCGCCAACCTGCCCCAGCCCGAGTTCGGCTCGCTGAAGGCTTCGGACGGCGAGACGCTGCACTATGAGATCCTCAAGCCCATCGGCTTCGATCCGGCCAAGAAGTACCCCGCCATCGTCTCGGTCTATGGCGGCCCTCACGCCCAGCGCGTGATGAAGAACTGGCACAGCCCGTCAGAGCGCACCTATCTCGAGGCCGGCTATGTGATCTTCAAGCTGGATAATCGTGGCAGCGGCAACCGCTCGGCCAAGTTCATGCGCGCCCTGGACCGCAAGCTCGGCACCGTCGAGGTCGAGGACCAGTTGCTGGGCGCCAAGTTCCTGGCCAGCCAGCCCTATGTCGACGCCGACAGGTTGGGCGTCATGGGCTGGTCCTATGGTGGCTTTATGACCCTGATGCTACTGACCGCCGAGAACACTCCGTTCAAGGCCGGCGCCTCTGGCGCCCCGCCGACCGAGTGGAGCCTGTACGACACGGCCTACACCGAGCGCTACATGGGCAAGCCCGACGAGAACAAGGCCGGCTACGCCTATTCGGACATCAACAACCGCATCGACAAACTGGCGCCGGGCAGCCTTCTGCTGCTGCACGGCATGGCCGACGACAATGTGATCTTCGAGAACAGCACCCGGCTGATGGCCGCCTTGCAACGAAAGGCGATCCTGTTCGAGATGGCCATGTATCCTGGCGAACGTCACAGCGCGCCCGGTAGCAAAACCAAGGGCCTCAGCGTGCTGAAGACCCACCTGGACTTCTTCGATCGCAAGCTGAAGGGGCGGTGA
- a CDS encoding glycerophosphodiester phosphodiesterase has product MRARERPPVETFGAAWDALFDRPIAHRGLWSRDGAPENSLGAFQAACAHDYGIELDVQLTADGDAVVFHDERLERMAGVEGRVRDHTAAELGALALKGTDETIPTLAEALTVIGHRAMVHIELKTPFGEVGPLEKRVSEILIDHNGPTAIIGFNPYSHAWFADHHPQILRGLDSYGWNDEGARHVAPEMRKSMAALEHIEIARPDFLALGLDMLPSPKADVLRAKGMPVIAWTVRKPEQWAAIEAHCDNLIFEGFHA; this is encoded by the coding sequence ATGCGCGCGCGCGAACGCCCTCCGGTCGAAACCTTCGGAGCGGCGTGGGACGCGCTCTTTGATCGACCGATCGCCCATCGCGGCCTCTGGAGCCGTGATGGCGCGCCGGAGAACTCGCTGGGCGCCTTTCAGGCCGCCTGCGCGCACGATTACGGCATCGAGCTGGACGTCCAGCTGACGGCTGATGGCGACGCGGTCGTCTTCCACGACGAGCGGCTGGAGCGGATGGCCGGTGTCGAAGGCCGAGTGCGCGACCACACCGCCGCCGAGCTGGGCGCCCTGGCGCTGAAGGGCACGGACGAGACCATCCCGACCCTCGCCGAAGCCCTGACCGTGATCGGCCATCGGGCTATGGTGCATATCGAGCTCAAGACCCCGTTCGGCGAGGTCGGACCGCTGGAAAAACGGGTCTCGGAGATCCTGATCGACCATAACGGTCCGACGGCGATTATCGGGTTCAATCCCTATTCCCACGCCTGGTTCGCCGACCACCATCCTCAGATTCTGCGGGGCTTGGACAGCTACGGCTGGAACGACGAGGGCGCGCGACACGTGGCGCCGGAGATGCGTAAATCGATGGCCGCCCTGGAGCATATCGAGATCGCGCGACCTGATTTCCTGGCCCTGGGTCTGGACATGCTGCCCAGCCCCAAGGCCGATGTCCTGCGCGCCAAGGGCATGCCTGTCATCGCCTGGACGGTGCGCAAGCCCGAACAGTGGGCGGCGATCGAGGCCCATTGCGACAACCTGATCTTCGAGGGCTTCCACGCGTGA
- a CDS encoding D-alanyl-D-alanine carboxypeptidase, with the protein MFARLTSARSLLAAAGLALTCLAGTFAPTAASAAVPYLQLNASEPKYAAIVIDANSGEVLYDKRGDSPRYPASITKVMTLYLTFEALSEGRLKLTDQIVMSPRAAAQAPTKIGLRPGESMTVDEAIKAMAVKSANDVATAVAERLAGSESRFAALMTLRGQELGMRNTRFVNASGLPDSRQISTARDLAILSRAAMRDFPQYYSYFSVKGFYFRGNYIKGHNRLLDSMEGFDGLKTGYTNASGFNLAGSAVRDGRRLIAVVLGGPSTAWRDNNMEDLLLTGFDVIKRRSRGERTTIAANIYEDEPSGPIERPSAEQGDGDQAGLSIVLTENPRSAPVKVSPTLRGAQAATPVKAVKKPKGEWGVQVGAFRSKSLANEQLKLVRGRITKLVSDAEGAVEGAGGMFRAQFQGMTNEAAREACSALKAKRMPCIVLKP; encoded by the coding sequence ATGTTCGCCAGGCTTACCTCCGCCCGCTCCTTGCTCGCCGCCGCTGGTCTGGCCCTGACGTGTCTTGCCGGTACGTTCGCGCCCACCGCCGCCTCGGCCGCCGTCCCTTACCTGCAACTGAACGCATCGGAGCCGAAGTACGCGGCCATCGTGATCGACGCCAATTCGGGCGAGGTCCTCTACGACAAGCGCGGCGACAGCCCGCGCTATCCCGCCTCGATCACCAAGGTCATGACCCTCTACCTGACCTTCGAAGCGCTCAGCGAAGGCCGCCTGAAGCTCACCGATCAGATCGTGATGTCGCCTCGTGCGGCGGCGCAGGCGCCGACCAAGATCGGCCTGCGTCCGGGCGAGAGCATGACCGTCGACGAGGCGATCAAGGCGATGGCGGTCAAGTCGGCCAACGACGTCGCCACCGCCGTGGCCGAGCGGCTGGCCGGAAGCGAGTCGCGCTTCGCCGCCCTGATGACCCTGCGCGGCCAGGAACTGGGCATGCGCAACACCCGCTTCGTCAACGCTTCGGGCCTGCCCGACAGCCGGCAGATCTCGACCGCCCGCGACCTCGCCATCCTTTCACGCGCCGCGATGCGCGACTTCCCGCAGTACTACAGCTACTTCTCGGTGAAGGGCTTCTACTTCCGGGGCAACTACATCAAGGGCCACAACCGCCTGCTGGACAGCATGGAAGGGTTCGACGGCCTGAAGACCGGCTACACCAACGCCTCGGGCTTCAACCTCGCCGGCTCGGCCGTGCGCGATGGTCGTCGCCTGATCGCCGTGGTCCTGGGCGGCCCCTCGACCGCTTGGCGCGACAACAATATGGAAGACCTGCTGCTGACCGGCTTTGACGTGATCAAGCGCCGGTCGCGCGGTGAGCGCACCACCATCGCGGCCAACATCTATGAGGACGAGCCCTCGGGCCCGATCGAGCGTCCGTCGGCCGAGCAAGGCGACGGCGACCAGGCTGGCCTCAGCATCGTCCTGACCGAAAACCCCCGTTCCGCGCCCGTGAAGGTCTCCCCCACCCTGCGCGGCGCCCAGGCGGCGACGCCGGTCAAGGCGGTGAAGAAGCCGAAGGGCGAATGGGGCGTGCAGGTCGGCGCCTTCCGCTCCAAGTCGCTGGCCAACGAACAGTTGAAGCTGGTGCGCGGCCGGATCACCAAGCTGGTCAGCGACGCCGAGGGCGCCGTTGAGGGGGCTGGCGGCATGTTCCGGGCGCAGTTCCAAGGCATGACCAACGAAGCCGCCCGCGAGGCCTGCTCGGCCCTGAAGGCCAAGCGGATGCCCTGCATTGTGCTGAAGCCGTAG